In the genome of Desulfofarcimen acetoxidans DSM 771, one region contains:
- the hisD gene encoding histidinol dehydrogenase: MIRIMQAGDPALENIMNRHMAGKEAAAAIVAEIIKTVREQGDRALCAYTADFDQVKLTPGQLKVIPEEIEEAYGLVEKTTLESICLARDNIASFHRKQLEKSWFAPSDNGVILGQLVRPLARAGIYVPGGTAVLFSSVLMNAIPAMVAGVKEIVMVTPPGKDGKLNPYTLVAAAEAGVTEIYKAGGAQAIAALAYGTETIKPVDKITGPGNIYVTLAKQQVYGQVGIDMLAGPSEVLVVADETADASYVAADLLSQAEHDVLASAVLLTPVESLAEKVREEVARQTELLPRRDIVTRSLTDYSAIVITRDLAQAVQMANRFAPEHLELMVKEPFNLLCQITNAGAVFLGSYSPEPVGDYWAGPNHVLPTGGTARFYSPLSVDTFIKKSSIISYTREALEQAGGHIADMAVKEGLDAHANAIRIRLEGKGENQ, from the coding sequence ATGATTAGGATTATGCAGGCGGGAGACCCCGCCCTGGAAAATATTATGAATAGGCATATGGCCGGCAAAGAAGCAGCCGCGGCAATCGTGGCAGAAATAATAAAGACTGTGCGCGAGCAGGGTGACAGGGCTTTATGCGCTTACACGGCCGATTTTGATCAAGTCAAGTTGACCCCCGGTCAACTGAAAGTCATACCTGAAGAAATAGAAGAAGCCTATGGCCTGGTGGAAAAGACAACTCTGGAGTCAATATGCCTGGCCCGTGACAATATAGCTTCTTTCCACCGCAAGCAGTTGGAGAAATCCTGGTTTGCCCCGTCCGATAACGGTGTTATCCTGGGACAGCTGGTGCGCCCGCTGGCCAGAGCAGGCATTTATGTCCCGGGCGGTACTGCTGTGCTCTTTTCTTCAGTGCTGATGAACGCCATACCGGCCATGGTGGCCGGGGTGAAAGAAATTGTTATGGTTACTCCTCCGGGCAAGGACGGAAAACTCAACCCTTATACACTGGTGGCAGCCGCTGAGGCAGGGGTAACCGAGATTTATAAGGCCGGTGGGGCTCAGGCAATAGCGGCACTGGCTTACGGAACTGAAACAATCAAGCCGGTAGATAAAATAACCGGTCCGGGCAATATCTATGTAACCCTGGCCAAACAGCAGGTCTACGGGCAGGTGGGTATTGATATGCTGGCCGGGCCCAGTGAAGTGCTGGTAGTGGCTGATGAAACGGCGGATGCTTCCTATGTGGCTGCGGATCTGCTCTCTCAGGCCGAGCATGACGTGCTGGCTTCCGCTGTGCTGCTGACACCGGTGGAAAGCCTGGCTGAAAAAGTAAGAGAGGAAGTTGCCAGGCAGACTGAGTTGTTGCCGCGCAGGGATATCGTCACCCGTTCTTTAACTGACTACAGCGCTATAGTAATCACCAGGGATTTGGCCCAGGCGGTGCAGATGGCCAATAGGTTTGCACCTGAACACCTGGAACTGATGGTAAAAGAGCCTTTTAACCTGTTATGCCAGATTACCAATGCCGGGGCCGTCTTTTTAGGCTCTTACTCACCCGAGCCGGTGGGAGATTACTGGGCCGGGCCAAATCACGTGCTGCCTACAGGCGGAACAGCCAGGTTCTACTCGCCTTTGAGCGTAGATACCTTTATTAAAAAATCAAGCATAATTTCCTATACACGGGAGGCATTGGAGCAGGCCGGTGGTCATATTGCAGACATGGCTGTTAAAGAGGGACTGGATGCTCATGCCAACGCTATAAGAATCAGGCTGGAGGGGAAAGGAGAAAATCAATAA
- a CDS encoding YerC/YecD family TrpR-related protein codes for MIYQSRLKDGLLDRLFEAIMLLKDTEECYRFFEDICTVAELKALAQRLEVAKMLEANYTYGEIASKTGASTATVSRVKKCLNFGADGYKLVLDRLPENKKQEV; via the coding sequence TTGATTTATCAAAGCAGATTGAAAGACGGCCTTCTGGACCGGTTATTTGAAGCAATAATGCTCTTAAAGGATACAGAGGAATGTTATCGTTTTTTTGAGGACATCTGTACCGTGGCGGAACTCAAGGCTCTGGCGCAGCGGCTGGAAGTCGCTAAAATGTTGGAAGCCAATTATACTTACGGGGAAATTGCATCCAAAACAGGCGCCAGTACTGCTACTGTCAGCCGGGTGAAAAAGTGTTTGAACTTTGGCGCGGACGGTTATAAATTAGTGCTGGATCGTTTGCCGGAGAATAAGAAGCAAGAAGTTTAA
- the hisG gene encoding ATP phosphoribosyltransferase, which yields MDSSRGTLTIAIPKGTLYKPSLDLLQKAGFNTEELAGDSRQLYFTVPADNVRYIICRPTDIPTFVEYGAADLGIAGKDTLAEQGKDVYELLDLKYGFCRFVVAAPAASVQECGGLALKNRGHARVATKFPRVAEEFFRSQGMQAEIIKLHGNIELAPLVGLADMIVDIVSTGRTLRENNLVELVDVMNSTARLIANRVNRQFKADRINRLLEQLAALVDAANKEG from the coding sequence TTGGATTCTTCCAGGGGGACTTTGACCATAGCCATACCTAAAGGGACTTTATATAAACCGTCTTTAGACTTGCTGCAAAAGGCCGGTTTTAATACAGAAGAACTGGCCGGGGACTCCAGGCAGCTGTATTTTACCGTTCCGGCAGATAATGTACGCTATATTATTTGCCGTCCCACTGATATACCGACTTTTGTGGAATACGGTGCCGCTGATCTGGGCATTGCCGGTAAAGATACTCTGGCCGAGCAGGGCAAGGATGTTTATGAACTTTTAGATTTGAAATACGGTTTTTGCCGTTTTGTAGTGGCAGCCCCGGCCGCTTCAGTGCAAGAATGCGGGGGGCTGGCTCTGAAAAACCGCGGCCATGCACGGGTAGCTACTAAATTTCCGCGTGTGGCAGAAGAGTTTTTTCGCAGTCAGGGCATGCAGGCAGAAATTATCAAGCTGCATGGCAATATAGAACTGGCTCCTCTGGTTGGGCTGGCCGATATGATAGTGGATATTGTTTCAACCGGGCGTACACTGCGCGAGAATAACTTGGTGGAACTGGTTGATGTGATGAATTCTACCGCCCGGTTGATAGCCAACCGGGTAAACAGGCAGTTTAAGGCGGACAGGATAAACCGTTTGCTGGAACAATTGGCTGCGCTTGTAGATGCGGCTAATAAGGAAGGTTAA
- a CDS encoding IS607 family transposase, giving the protein MENYISIGKAAKYLGVSINTLRVWEKKKILVPERTPTGHRRYKMSQVESFEGKKYSRIQNTVFLYARVSTQKQADAGNLDRQIGRLTEYASNNKYAIQAVFRDIASGLNENRKGLQKLLKAVKETNNALVIIEYKDRLARFGYAYLEKYISDFGGHIVVIEKKDVDEQQELVEDLIAVTTSFSARIYEKRGGRVAKKLSKVIESEVMEA; this is encoded by the coding sequence ATGGAAAACTATATAAGTATTGGCAAAGCAGCTAAATATTTAGGGGTTAGTATTAATACTTTACGTGTTTGGGAAAAGAAAAAGATATTAGTTCCAGAAAGAACTCCTACTGGCCATCGCCGCTATAAAATGTCCCAAGTAGAATCCTTTGAGGGCAAAAAATATAGCCGAATTCAAAATACCGTATTTCTCTACGCCAGGGTATCTACGCAAAAACAGGCTGATGCCGGGAATCTTGATCGACAAATAGGAAGGCTTACTGAATATGCATCAAATAACAAATATGCTATTCAGGCTGTTTTTCGTGATATTGCCAGTGGTTTAAATGAAAACCGTAAAGGTCTACAAAAGTTACTTAAGGCTGTAAAGGAGACTAATAATGCCTTAGTAATTATTGAGTATAAAGACCGTTTAGCACGGTTCGGTTATGCCTACTTAGAGAAATACATTAGCGATTTTGGCGGGCATATTGTAGTAATAGAAAAAAAAGACGTCGATGAACAGCAAGAGTTGGTAGAAGATTTAATTGCTGTTACAACGTCATTTTCTGCTCGTATATATGAAAAACGTGGCGGTAGAGTAGCAAAAAAGCTGTCAAAGGTCATTGAAAGCGAGGTGATGGAAGCATGA
- a CDS encoding IS630 family transposase, with translation MSHKLKSIIKSVLKDKYRIGKPAFFKPEQIAHIVSLACQSPIENGVPSSHWTPAALAHTAIRQVIVKNISVRTVGRYLSEADLKPHQYKGWLNAKIDNPEQHQQQVAIVCQVYRNSVMMESSGYHILCTDEITGIQALEHIHEALPMRPNQVECIEQEYKRHRTTTLIASRNVVTGEIVAPLIQSTRTETDFTKHIREVVATVPKRPYIFVMDQLNTHKSETLVKWIAEQEGIPTEELGIKGVKGVLKSMETRASFLSDSTHQIRIVYTPKHSSWMNQIEIWFSILKRRLLNRRSSFSSVQDLKLRIQQFIDYYNQYLAKPFR, from the coding sequence ATGAGTCATAAGCTAAAATCTATTATTAAATCAGTACTAAAAGATAAGTACCGCATTGGTAAACCAGCATTTTTTAAACCGGAACAAATTGCTCATATTGTTTCATTAGCTTGCCAATCACCGATCGAAAACGGTGTTCCCTCAAGTCATTGGACACCGGCAGCATTGGCTCATACAGCAATAAGACAAGTAATAGTAAAAAATATTTCAGTACGAACAGTTGGGCGATACTTATCTGAAGCGGATTTAAAACCACATCAATATAAAGGTTGGTTAAACGCCAAGATTGATAATCCAGAACAACATCAGCAACAGGTGGCGATAGTTTGTCAAGTTTATCGGAATTCTGTAATGATGGAATCTTCTGGCTATCACATATTATGTACGGACGAAATTACCGGTATCCAAGCGTTAGAACACATCCATGAGGCATTGCCTATGCGTCCTAACCAAGTGGAGTGTATTGAGCAAGAGTATAAGAGACACAGGACAACCACTTTAATCGCTTCACGAAACGTGGTAACCGGAGAAATTGTTGCTCCGCTTATTCAATCTACCCGGACGGAAACCGATTTCACAAAACATATTCGTGAAGTAGTGGCAACTGTTCCAAAACGGCCATATATTTTTGTCATGGATCAATTGAATACACATAAGTCAGAGACACTGGTAAAGTGGATAGCAGAACAAGAAGGAATCCCGACAGAGGAATTGGGTATAAAAGGTGTAAAGGGAGTACTAAAATCAATGGAGACACGGGCTTCATTTTTGTCAGATTCAACACATCAGATTCGTATTGTCTATACACCTAAACACTCATCATGGATGAATCAGATTGAAATATGGTTTAGTATCTTAAAAAGACGATTACTCAATAGACGATCTAGTTTTTCATCGGTTCAAGATTTGAAATTACGTATTCAACAGTTTATTGACTACTATAATCAATATTTGGCTAAGCCATTTCGCTGA
- a CDS encoding RNA-guided endonuclease InsQ/TnpB family protein codes for MSLFPGLNGAGVTDWRYPHRRKRFFTVTWKPLGITYEGKMLTLSNGRGRESLILNLPKRLSGAVIKLVQLVWHRNLYWLHVTVEKPALKKVQGGVTAAIDPGEVHAVAITDGKKSLVVSGRLLRSLRRLRNKVLRRLQKAISKTKKGSKQRNKLFAAKYRFLNNIERRIEHVIHTISTIVSKWCFEHNVNTVYIGNPEGVRKKDCGKKHNQRMSQWTFGELRRMLEYKLKRHGIKLIPVDERGTSGTCPACAEYTKQTGRTYKCGKCGFAGPHRDMVGASGILDKSVNGKFTKGRKLPEKVEYARLKVLALKKTA; via the coding sequence TTGTCACTTTTCCCTGGCTTAAATGGAGCAGGGGTTACAGATTGGCGCTATCCCCATCGCAGGAAACGTTTTTTCACCGTAACCTGGAAGCCGCTTGGTATAACTTACGAAGGAAAGATGTTGACTCTCTCCAACGGACGCGGCAGGGAATCACTCATACTTAACTTACCCAAAAGGCTCTCCGGAGCCGTCATTAAGCTGGTTCAACTTGTATGGCACCGTAACCTTTACTGGCTGCATGTAACGGTAGAAAAACCGGCCTTGAAAAAAGTACAGGGCGGTGTTACAGCAGCCATTGACCCCGGTGAGGTACATGCTGTAGCTATCACAGACGGTAAGAAATCTTTGGTAGTGAGCGGCAGATTGCTGCGTTCTCTGCGCCGGCTCCGGAATAAGGTGCTGCGCAGGTTGCAAAAAGCTATTTCTAAAACTAAAAAAGGCTCAAAACAGCGCAATAAGCTTTTCGCTGCAAAGTACCGGTTTTTGAACAATATTGAGCGCCGAATTGAGCACGTCATACATACCATTTCAACTATTGTTTCAAAATGGTGCTTTGAGCATAACGTCAATACCGTCTATATTGGCAATCCAGAAGGCGTGCGCAAGAAGGACTGCGGTAAAAAGCACAACCAGCGGATGAGTCAATGGACTTTCGGTGAATTACGCAGGATGCTGGAGTATAAGTTAAAGCGTCATGGCATTAAGCTGATACCAGTGGATGAACGCGGTACTTCGGGTACTTGTCCAGCTTGTGCAGAGTATACCAAGCAAACAGGTCGCACCTATAAATGCGGCAAGTGCGGTTTCGCCGGCCCGCACCGGGATATGGTCGGTGCTTCCGGAATTCTGGATAAATCGGTTAACGGTAAATTCACCAAAGGCCGTAAGTTACCTGAGAAGGTCGAATATGCACGGCTGAAGGTGTTGGCACTGAAAAAAACTGCTTAA
- the hisZ gene encoding ATP phosphoribosyltransferase regulatory subunit, translated as MALKDRFGRVPPGVRDLLPAEAGTKREIETKFAQLVHAWGYQEVSTPIYEYYENILVKESSQEDKLFKFLDRNGHLLVLRPDMTLPIARLAATGLKTETLPLRLFYTGHAFLYESPQAGRQREFYQAGVEILGDSSADADAETVILAVKSLLAVGIQEFQISLGHVGIFHGLADDLGLPVVEKEELKTAIGNKDFVLLRELLSRFMIAPADQSRLLKVLNLRGSAKVLVEARQLIGGGRAQSALDNLEEIYAVLQAYGVESQVTLDFGLLRELDYYTGAVFEGYTGSLGFPLCGGGRYDNLTGQFGYDLPATGFALGVDKLMLVLDRQGALNREVCCDYLIRYTREQRSEAVRQAGELRQAGYTVTTQIINSAEQSGTGVAAKKTMVLG; from the coding sequence TTGGCATTAAAGGATCGTTTCGGTCGTGTGCCGCCGGGGGTGCGTGATTTACTGCCGGCGGAAGCGGGAACTAAGCGGGAAATTGAAACAAAATTTGCACAACTGGTGCATGCCTGGGGTTACCAGGAAGTTAGCACACCTATTTATGAATATTACGAGAACATCCTGGTAAAGGAAAGCAGCCAGGAGGATAAGCTATTTAAATTTTTAGACAGAAACGGCCATTTGCTGGTCCTGAGGCCCGATATGACGCTGCCCATAGCTCGACTGGCAGCTACCGGGTTAAAGACTGAGACTCTGCCGCTGCGCCTTTTCTATACTGGCCATGCTTTTCTTTACGAGTCACCCCAGGCCGGCAGGCAGAGAGAATTTTACCAGGCGGGTGTGGAGATACTCGGTGACAGCAGTGCCGATGCTGATGCAGAGACAGTCATATTGGCGGTCAAGTCGCTGCTTGCCGTCGGAATTCAAGAATTTCAAATCAGCCTGGGCCATGTTGGAATATTTCACGGTTTAGCTGATGATTTGGGCTTACCGGTTGTAGAAAAAGAAGAATTGAAGACAGCCATAGGCAATAAAGATTTCGTGCTCCTGAGGGAATTATTGAGCAGGTTTATGATTGCTCCCGCGGATCAATCAAGACTCTTAAAAGTTTTAAATCTGAGAGGCAGCGCAAAAGTTTTGGTCGAGGCCCGGCAGTTGATTGGCGGCGGCAGGGCGCAAAGCGCCCTTGATAACCTGGAGGAAATATATGCGGTATTGCAAGCATATGGCGTAGAAAGCCAGGTAACCTTAGATTTTGGTCTTTTAAGAGAACTGGACTATTATACGGGTGCTGTCTTTGAGGGCTACACCGGGTCACTCGGCTTCCCTCTGTGTGGCGGCGGTAGGTATGACAACCTTACCGGGCAGTTTGGTTATGATTTGCCGGCAACCGGCTTTGCCTTGGGTGTGGATAAATTGATGCTGGTATTAGATCGGCAGGGCGCTTTAAACAGGGAAGTCTGTTGCGATTACCTGATCAGGTATACCAGAGAGCAAAGGTCTGAGGCTGTCCGGCAGGCAGGTGAATTGCGGCAGGCAGGCTATACTGTGACAACGCAAATAATTAATTCAGCTGAGCAATCCGGAACCGGTGTAGCTGCGAAAAAAACTATGGTTCTGGGATAA
- a CDS encoding Rpn family recombination-promoting nuclease/putative transposase yields MLDDEPNQPNIHHPHDKGYRQILTNKKSFLQLIKSFIKENWVNDINEDDLILVNKSYITKDFTEKEADIVYKLKTRQAEIIFYILLELQSTVDFLMPFRLLQYMVEIWREVYNNTPSEKRERKDFRLPPIIPAVLYNGKDNWTVGLNFKEMLGGYQNFEQHLLDFRYIFFDVNRYSEKELYQMANLVASVFLLDQTITHEELIRRFKKLARVLKRLTPEEFRQFATWLINVLKPKFASYMQKELDNVLCKNSPLEVDIMIMNLEITLDEMQKKARDEGRDEGKKEAQKNIARAALKKGASIDFISEITGLTEEEIQKLKDQMN; encoded by the coding sequence ATGTTAGATGATGAACCAAACCAACCCAATATTCATCACCCCCATGATAAGGGTTATCGGCAAATCCTCACTAATAAAAAATCATTTCTACAGCTTATAAAAAGCTTCATCAAAGAAAACTGGGTTAATGACATCAATGAAGACGACCTTATCCTAGTGAATAAATCTTATATCACCAAAGATTTTACAGAAAAAGAAGCGGACATAGTTTACAAACTTAAAACCCGTCAGGCAGAAATAATCTTTTATATCCTACTTGAACTGCAATCAACAGTAGATTTTCTAATGCCGTTTCGCCTACTGCAATACATGGTAGAAATCTGGCGGGAAGTATACAACAATACTCCGTCAGAAAAGAGGGAACGCAAAGATTTTCGACTGCCTCCTATAATCCCGGCTGTATTATATAACGGTAAAGATAATTGGACAGTTGGCTTAAACTTCAAAGAAATGTTGGGTGGTTATCAAAATTTTGAGCAGCACCTCTTAGATTTTCGTTACATTTTCTTTGATGTAAACAGATATAGCGAGAAAGAACTTTATCAGATGGCTAACCTTGTGGCAAGTGTTTTTCTTTTAGACCAAACAATAACTCATGAAGAGTTAATCAGACGGTTTAAAAAACTAGCTAGAGTGCTAAAAAGATTAACACCGGAGGAATTTAGACAATTTGCAACCTGGTTAATAAATGTGTTAAAACCAAAATTTGCTTCATATATGCAGAAAGAGTTAGATAATGTTTTATGCAAAAATTCCCCGCTGGAGGTGGATATTATGATTATGAATTTAGAAATAACTTTGGATGAAATGCAGAAGAAGGCTAGGGATGAGGGCCGAGATGAAGGTAAAAAGGAAGCACAAAAAAATATAGCTAGGGCTGCTCTTAAAAAAGGAGCATCAATTGACTTTATCAGTGAAATTACAGGATTAACTGAAGAAGAAATTCAAAAGTTGAAAGATCAGATGAACTAG
- the hisA gene encoding 1-(5-phosphoribosyl)-5-[(5-phosphoribosylamino)methylideneamino]imidazole-4-carboxamide isomerase, with amino-acid sequence MLIIPAIDLREGRCVRLVEGRLDQETIYSDDPVAMALSWQQQGAEYLHVVDLDGAFAGAPKNLAIIKNIIAAVDIPVEVGGGIRNLEAIEELLGSGASRVVLGTVAIRNPELVQEACQKFGEGIVVGIDAKNGKVAIQGWGITVEKTALELALEMKKLGVQRVLFTDIKRDGTLQGPNLEATGDLARKSGLKVIASGGVSVLEDLKELKKLEADGVDSVIMGKALYAGTIKLKDALALAEAK; translated from the coding sequence ATGTTAATTATACCGGCTATTGATTTACGGGAAGGAAGATGTGTCCGTTTGGTGGAAGGTCGTTTAGACCAGGAGACTATATACTCTGACGACCCGGTGGCTATGGCTCTCTCCTGGCAGCAGCAGGGAGCTGAATATCTGCATGTGGTCGACTTGGACGGTGCCTTTGCCGGTGCTCCAAAAAACTTAGCCATAATTAAAAATATCATAGCTGCTGTGGATATACCGGTGGAAGTCGGAGGCGGTATCAGGAATCTGGAGGCTATAGAAGAGCTGCTTGGCAGCGGAGCTTCCAGAGTCGTCCTGGGTACGGTGGCAATTCGCAATCCTGAACTGGTACAGGAGGCCTGTCAGAAATTTGGTGAAGGTATTGTTGTTGGCATTGATGCAAAGAACGGTAAGGTTGCCATTCAGGGCTGGGGAATTACTGTAGAAAAGACAGCTCTTGAGCTGGCTCTGGAAATGAAGAAATTAGGTGTTCAGCGAGTATTGTTTACGGATATTAAGCGCGACGGCACCCTGCAGGGTCCGAATCTGGAAGCAACCGGGGATCTGGCCCGTAAAAGCGGGTTGAAAGTTATAGCTTCAGGCGGTGTTTCTGTGCTGGAGGATTTAAAAGAGCTGAAAAAACTGGAAGCTGACGGCGTTGACTCCGTGATTATGGGCAAAGCACTCTATGCCGGTACGATAAAACTTAAGGATGCTCTGGCTTTGGCAGAGGCTAAATAA
- the hisH gene encoding imidazole glycerol phosphate synthase subunit HisH encodes MIAIIDYGMGNLRSVQKGLENVGHDAFITRDPDKVVQAGGVVLPGVGAFADAMKNLKASGMDQAVLKAVADGKPFLGICLGQQLLFEVSEEWGLTEGLGIFAGRVRRFPECDLKVPHMGWNKVEIRKDNPLLDGIPDKSAFYFVHSYHVEPIDREVIIGTTEYGVRFSSFVGRDKIFGIQFHPEKSSALGLKILDNFGRLVKKC; translated from the coding sequence ATGATTGCTATAATTGATTATGGTATGGGCAACCTGCGCAGCGTGCAAAAAGGTCTGGAAAATGTCGGGCATGATGCTTTTATCACCAGGGACCCGGATAAAGTTGTTCAGGCCGGGGGAGTTGTTTTGCCCGGCGTAGGTGCTTTTGCCGATGCCATGAAGAACCTGAAAGCCTCCGGTATGGACCAGGCAGTACTGAAAGCTGTAGCTGACGGTAAGCCTTTTCTGGGTATTTGTCTGGGCCAGCAGCTGCTTTTTGAAGTCAGTGAAGAATGGGGTTTGACTGAGGGCCTGGGAATTTTTGCAGGCCGGGTCAGGCGTTTCCCCGAGTGCGATTTAAAAGTGCCTCACATGGGTTGGAACAAGGTCGAAATACGAAAAGACAATCCACTTTTAGACGGTATACCTGATAAATCAGCCTTTTACTTTGTCCACTCCTATCATGTAGAACCCATAGACCGGGAAGTTATTATTGGGACAACTGAATATGGAGTACGCTTTTCCTCTTTTGTCGGGCGGGATAAAATATTTGGCATACAATTTCACCCGGAAAAAAGCAGTGCTTTAGGTCTGAAAATATTAGACAATTTCGGGAGGTTAGTAAAAAAATGTTAA
- a CDS encoding transporter suffix domain-containing protein, whose protein sequence is MIHQKNRNNQISNKKHSVELRKSGIGLVVLSFILYGLILLIPFVSFSTGIKVTISTVLVVLGEISFWVGGIILGKEVISRYKKFLNPINWFKRDN, encoded by the coding sequence GTGATACACCAAAAAAACAGAAACAATCAAATATCAAATAAAAAACATTCCGTTGAGCTTAGAAAATCAGGGATCGGTCTTGTTGTGTTATCATTTATTTTGTATGGCTTAATTTTACTCATACCGTTTGTTTCCTTTTCCACAGGCATCAAAGTAACTATTTCCACTGTTCTTGTTGTTCTGGGGGAAATATCGTTTTGGGTAGGTGGAATAATCCTTGGTAAAGAAGTTATTTCACGGTATAAAAAGTTCCTAAACCCCATTAACTGGTTTAAAAGAGATAACTAG
- the hisC gene encoding histidinol-phosphate transaminase, producing the protein MSRKFVIEDLVRPDLAQLTPYEPEIHDGVIKMDANENPYEFPGQVLEQIYKRLSSETFTRYPDPLAGELKQKLAVYAGVGPEKILAGSGSDELILNIIETLGPDAPVVVTNPTFSMYWVHSLVVGAKPLVVNRQPDFSVDIDELCRVTEQNGCKAVFLCSPNNPTGNITPLSDLARLAGRVNALVVLDEAYGEFGGETAVPLLDQYPNIVILKTFSKAFGLAGLRVGYLLADPLVIKQFLKVQQPFNVNNFSQIAAATVLDFLPLFQQRIDQIIKDREIIFQALLSITGVSEVIPSRANYIMFKTVKPADKVFQALLERKILIRNLNSPQLPGYLRVSVGTPEENKLFLQELEQVLS; encoded by the coding sequence ATGAGCAGAAAGTTTGTCATCGAAGACCTGGTCAGACCTGATCTGGCGCAGCTAACCCCGTATGAACCGGAGATACATGACGGTGTGATAAAAATGGATGCCAATGAAAACCCCTACGAATTTCCCGGCCAGGTGCTGGAGCAAATATATAAAAGACTTAGTTCGGAGACCTTTACCCGTTACCCCGATCCCCTGGCTGGTGAATTAAAGCAAAAACTGGCTGTTTATGCCGGTGTCGGGCCTGAGAAGATCCTGGCAGGCAGCGGTTCCGATGAGCTTATCTTGAATATAATTGAGACTTTAGGCCCTGACGCGCCGGTTGTTGTGACTAACCCCACTTTTTCTATGTACTGGGTGCATAGTCTGGTGGTAGGAGCAAAGCCGCTGGTCGTCAACAGGCAGCCGGATTTTTCCGTAGATATAGATGAATTATGCCGTGTAACCGAGCAAAACGGTTGTAAGGCTGTCTTTTTATGTTCTCCCAATAATCCTACCGGAAACATTACCCCTCTGTCCGACCTGGCTCGCTTAGCCGGCAGGGTTAACGCCCTGGTTGTTTTAGATGAGGCTTACGGGGAATTCGGTGGAGAGACAGCCGTACCTCTTCTCGATCAGTATCCCAATATAGTTATTCTAAAAACTTTTTCCAAGGCTTTTGGCTTGGCCGGCCTGCGGGTTGGTTACCTGTTGGCCGATCCTCTGGTTATCAAACAGTTTTTAAAAGTGCAGCAGCCTTTTAATGTGAACAATTTTTCTCAGATTGCCGCTGCCACGGTACTGGATTTCCTACCGCTTTTTCAGCAGCGTATCGACCAAATAATCAAAGACAGGGAGATTATCTTCCAGGCTCTCCTTTCCATAACGGGCGTTAGTGAGGTAATACCCAGCAGAGCTAACTACATAATGTTTAAAACAGTCAAACCTGCAGATAAGGTCTTTCAAGCTTTGTTAGAGAGGAAAATTCTAATCCGCAATTTAAACTCACCCCAGCTGCCGGGTTATCTGCGTGTATCAGTGGGGACGCCCGAAGAGAACAAACTGTTTTTGCAGGAACTTGAACAAGTATTGAGTTAA
- the hisB gene encoding imidazoleglycerol-phosphate dehydratase HisB yields the protein MQTRKVELTRKTAETDIYLKLDLDGSGVYDIKTGIGFFDHMLNLMTRHGMLNLELRADGDLEIDGHHTVEDIGICLGQAIKEALGDKSGINRYGHAMVPMDEALLLAALDLSGRGHLELSVEIPSPKVGDFETELLEEFLRALSVNGGITLHVTQISGRNSHHIIEGIFKALGRALRQAVETDSRANGIPSTKGVL from the coding sequence ATGCAGACCAGAAAAGTCGAGTTAACCCGTAAAACTGCCGAAACTGATATTTACTTAAAACTGGATTTGGATGGCAGCGGTGTTTACGATATAAAAACAGGTATAGGTTTTTTTGATCATATGCTGAATTTGATGACCAGGCATGGTATGCTGAATCTGGAACTAAGAGCTGACGGTGATTTAGAGATTGACGGTCATCACACGGTGGAGGATATAGGCATCTGCCTGGGCCAGGCAATTAAAGAAGCTCTGGGCGATAAGTCAGGTATTAACCGCTACGGACACGCTATGGTGCCTATGGACGAGGCTCTGCTGCTGGCAGCCCTGGATTTGAGCGGCAGGGGCCACCTGGAATTAAGTGTAGAAATTCCTTCTCCTAAGGTGGGTGATTTTGAGACTGAACTGTTGGAGGAATTTTTACGGGCGCTGTCAGTTAATGGCGGTATCACCCTGCATGTTACACAAATATCCGGTCGCAATAGCCATCACATAATAGAAGGTATTTTTAAGGCTCTGGGCAGAGCGCTGAGGCAGGCAGTGGAAACGGACAGCAGGGCAAATGGCATACCTTCTACAAAAGGTGTTTTGTAA